In Massilistercora timonensis, the following are encoded in one genomic region:
- a CDS encoding RNA-binding domain-containing protein, translating into MIELKSIVRSLISHKHEEEWFEFKENWFESHALGEYISAMSNAAAMVGEEYAYFVWGVENNTHIIKGTTFDIHQDVKNEPLKHYLARMIRPDISFDFHEMELEGKRIVVLVIPAAKTVPTAFDRVRYLRIGSSKVNLMEYPDREAKLFDVLKNGFPTIENTESEFQDLTFNKLFVYYEAKGITLNKRTFKKNLGLLTKDGKYNLMAQLLSDNSHIPVRFSLFSGESKSTTMYSVREFGNTCLLYSLDDVLRYGEVLNIPQADERNRIVERKEVPLFHAEAYREAVINAFVHNLWIDGNAPMFTGFRDRIEILSRGHLPPKQTVEGFFAGESVPVNQKLSDIFLQLHISERSGRGVPKITELYGKDCIELRENSIVVTIPFDRLETKVYAPVGDENVPDRTEIPSVGTEIPLVETKIPPDGSENPLLKEPGIEERILRFCAEAKNIQEIMEHLGYRDKKTVRKYLSPLLQQGRISMTIPDKPNSKNQKYITIK; encoded by the coding sequence ATGATTGAACTTAAATCTATTGTAAGAAGCCTTATTTCTCATAAACATGAAGAGGAATGGTTTGAATTTAAAGAAAACTGGTTTGAGTCTCATGCGCTGGGAGAATATATTTCGGCCATGTCCAACGCGGCGGCAATGGTGGGCGAGGAATATGCGTACTTTGTATGGGGAGTAGAGAATAATACTCATATAATAAAGGGAACAACCTTTGACATCCATCAGGATGTTAAAAATGAGCCGCTCAAACATTATCTGGCGCGGATGATCAGACCGGATATAAGCTTTGATTTCCATGAAATGGAGCTGGAAGGCAAACGGATTGTCGTACTTGTGATACCCGCTGCGAAAACGGTGCCTACCGCATTTGATCGTGTGAGATATCTGCGGATTGGATCCAGCAAAGTGAATTTGATGGAATATCCGGACAGGGAAGCTAAATTATTTGATGTTCTTAAAAATGGTTTTCCGACAATTGAAAATACGGAATCGGAATTTCAGGACCTTACCTTTAATAAATTGTTTGTTTACTATGAGGCAAAAGGCATTACTCTGAACAAGCGTACATTTAAAAAGAATCTCGGGCTCTTAACGAAAGATGGAAAATATAATCTGATGGCACAGTTACTTTCTGACAATAGCCATATTCCGGTTCGTTTTTCCCTGTTCTCGGGAGAGTCAAAATCAACAACAATGTATTCTGTCAGGGAGTTTGGGAATACTTGTTTGCTGTATTCTTTGGATGATGTGCTTCGTTATGGGGAAGTACTGAATATTCCACAGGCAGATGAAAGAAACCGTATTGTTGAACGTAAAGAAGTGCCACTGTTCCATGCTGAGGCGTATAGAGAGGCGGTAATCAATGCATTTGTGCATAATTTATGGATAGATGGTAATGCACCGATGTTTACGGGATTCCGGGACAGAATTGAAATATTGTCTCGGGGACACCTGCCGCCGAAGCAGACAGTCGAAGGTTTTTTTGCCGGAGAATCAGTTCCGGTCAACCAGAAACTGTCAGATATTTTTCTTCAGCTTCATATAAGTGAACGTTCTGGACGTGGTGTACCTAAAATAACGGAACTTTATGGTAAAGACTGTATTGAACTTAGAGAGAACAGTATTGTGGTAACGATTCCTTTTGACCGGTTAGAGACAAAGGTGTATGCACCAGTTGGTGATGAAAATGTACCAGATAGAACAGAAATTCCCTCAGTTGGAACAGAAATTCCCCTAGTTGAGACAAAAATTCCCCCAGATGGAAGCGAAAATCCTCTACTTAAAGAACCAGGTATAGAGGAACGTATACTAAGATTTTGTGCTGAAGCAAAGAATATCCAAGAAATTATGGAACATCTTGGATATCGCGACAAAAAGACTGTGCGTAAATATTTGTCTCCTCTTCTTCAACAAGGGCGGATATCTATGACGATACCAGATAAGCCAAACAGCAAAAACCAGAAATATATTACGATTAAATAA